The following coding sequences are from one Romeriopsis navalis LEGE 11480 window:
- the tilS gene encoding tRNA lysidine(34) synthetase TilS, with protein MINWTDDHARLHQLLKARNLLPAESRVLIAVSGGQDSLCLLRLLLDLQPHWHWSLAVIHCDHQWRSDSAANVAHVRSLCQGWAVPIYVEVAPTPPKGEAAARNWRYQCFQEIAQAAQFDYVVTGHTASDRAETLIYNLVRGSGSDGLQSLGWSRGLSQACPQIQLVRPLLRFTRLETAEFCQLLKLPVWEDSTNQALQYARNRIRLEVLPYFAQHLNPRSALHLAQTSELLSAEVDYLESQATELYQQAIAPQTDQQLDRRPLQAAHLALQRRVMRQFLQNGLCRSVNFEQIEAAVALISAPNGSQTSTLSGGVCVRVVAPFLQIVLV; from the coding sequence ATGATCAACTGGACTGATGACCATGCAAGGCTGCACCAACTGCTGAAAGCTAGGAATTTGTTGCCTGCAGAAAGTCGCGTTTTAATTGCGGTATCGGGTGGGCAGGATTCGCTATGTTTATTGCGGCTGCTACTTGATCTCCAGCCACACTGGCATTGGTCGTTGGCGGTGATTCACTGCGATCATCAATGGCGATCGGATTCCGCTGCGAATGTGGCCCATGTGCGATCGCTCTGTCAAGGTTGGGCGGTGCCAATTTATGTCGAAGTTGCGCCGACGCCACCCAAGGGTGAAGCGGCGGCTCGGAACTGGCGCTACCAATGCTTTCAGGAAATTGCCCAGGCAGCGCAATTTGATTATGTGGTGACCGGCCATACGGCGAGTGATCGAGCCGAAACCTTGATCTATAACCTAGTGCGCGGTAGTGGGAGTGATGGTTTACAGTCTTTGGGTTGGTCACGTGGACTCAGCCAGGCTTGTCCGCAGATTCAGCTCGTGCGGCCCCTGTTAAGATTTACGCGATTGGAAACAGCCGAGTTCTGCCAGTTGCTCAAGCTGCCCGTTTGGGAGGACTCAACGAATCAAGCATTGCAATATGCCCGCAATCGGATTCGCCTAGAAGTATTGCCCTATTTCGCCCAACATTTAAACCCGCGATCGGCGTTGCACCTCGCGCAAACGTCGGAGTTGCTCAGTGCGGAAGTGGATTATCTCGAATCCCAAGCGACTGAACTATATCAGCAAGCGATTGCACCTCAAACGGATCAGCAATTAGACCGGCGGCCCTTACAAGCGGCTCATTTGGCCCTCCAGCGCCGCGTGATGCGCCAGTTTCTGCAAAATGGGTTGTGCCGATCGGTTAACTTTGAGCAAATTGAAGCTGCTGTTGCCCTGATTTCCGCGCCGAATGGCAGTCAAACTTCGACCTTGAGCGGTGGTGTTTGTGTGCGAGTGGTTGCGCCGTTTCTGCAAATTGTGTTGGTTTAA
- a CDS encoding PadR family transcriptional regulator, whose translation MALAHAILAVLTNRACSGYDLAKQFDGSVGFFWNASHQQIYRELTKLEDRRLVDLEVICQVGRPDKKLYSITDAGEALMREWIVQPSPLPPVKDELLIKLFVGQLVPKSEIQALLQQQRAQHEEILATYRTIEREYFGNPEALSLEARYQYLTLRNGIHFETGWLAWCDEASDSLS comes from the coding sequence ATGGCCTTAGCCCATGCAATTTTGGCGGTGCTGACCAATCGTGCCTGTAGTGGGTATGATTTGGCCAAGCAGTTTGATGGGTCGGTGGGGTTCTTTTGGAATGCCAGTCACCAGCAGATCTATCGGGAGCTCACGAAACTAGAAGATCGGCGACTTGTGGATCTAGAAGTAATTTGTCAGGTGGGGCGCCCGGACAAGAAGCTCTATTCGATTACTGACGCGGGTGAAGCATTGATGCGTGAATGGATTGTGCAGCCGTCGCCGTTGCCGCCGGTTAAAGATGAGTTGCTGATTAAGCTATTTGTGGGGCAACTTGTGCCGAAGTCCGAAATCCAGGCACTTTTGCAGCAGCAACGGGCCCAGCACGAAGAAATCCTGGCCACTTATCGGACGATCGAGCGGGAATATTTTGGCAATCCCGAAGCGCTGTCCCTGGAAGCACGTTATCAATACTTAACGCTTCGGAATGGCATCCATTTTGAGACCGGTTGGTTAGCCTGGTGTGATGAAGCAAGCGATAGTTTGAGCTAA
- a CDS encoding Coq4 family protein — translation MTGHTEQAHRNISWCPFSGINWHELRLAYKTFINDAGAGIRHILVAQRHSTWQHWVDRRLAQQASALTGRNITIDLELLVKLPPNTLGGAYARHLIQAGLDPAAFITPGAGWLDQRTAIGHDIFHIITGFDATPVGEFGVAAFTLVQYRDLLNVFVLSFVPISLTNPRWTMPLLRSLHRGFRMAWCSQPVVAYAVEDNWAKPLPLVRQELGIGNFFTPQAGLN, via the coding sequence ATGACTGGGCACACCGAACAAGCACATCGGAATATCTCCTGGTGTCCTTTCAGCGGCATCAACTGGCACGAACTCCGACTAGCCTACAAAACATTTATCAACGATGCAGGGGCCGGAATTCGGCATATTCTCGTCGCTCAACGGCACAGTACATGGCAACATTGGGTCGATCGCCGTTTAGCACAACAAGCATCCGCATTGACTGGCCGCAATATCACGATCGACCTTGAGCTCCTCGTCAAATTGCCTCCCAATACCCTGGGTGGAGCCTACGCCCGACATCTGATTCAGGCCGGACTGGACCCAGCGGCATTTATTACGCCTGGGGCCGGTTGGCTCGATCAACGCACGGCGATCGGACATGACATTTTCCATATCATTACGGGGTTTGATGCCACACCAGTCGGGGAGTTCGGGGTCGCGGCATTTACACTAGTGCAGTATCGCGATCTACTCAATGTGTTCGTGTTGAGTTTTGTCCCCATCAGCTTGACCAATCCACGCTGGACAATGCCACTATTACGGAGTTTGCACCGCGGCTTTCGGATGGCTTGGTGCAGCCAGCCAGTCGTCGCCTATGCTGTTGAAGATAATTGGGCCAAACCCTTGCCCTTAGTCCGGCAGGAACTGGGTATTGGCAATTTCTTCACCCCTCAGGCAGGATTAAACTAA
- a CDS encoding DUF4304 domain-containing protein, whose amino-acid sequence MSFDPKQILQEIIATSVKPQLKALGYRKSALTWRKSVGELTHVVNVQLSRHNSPNSSRFTLNLGAYHPSIYTALHQVALQGKVLEYHCNPRVRLGTLIDGHDRWWPLTIDPSAPNLDQELDQQFRQFAVPWLEQFITLEAIYQYFEREQQYFHAAVAANILGFDNVAVLMTKALNHSPHANFTRFMRRWATAHEITL is encoded by the coding sequence ATGTCGTTTGATCCCAAGCAAATTCTGCAGGAAATTATCGCAACGAGTGTGAAGCCTCAGCTCAAGGCGTTGGGCTATCGCAAATCGGCCCTGACCTGGCGCAAATCAGTCGGTGAACTCACGCACGTCGTCAATGTCCAACTCAGCCGCCACAATTCCCCTAACAGTTCACGCTTCACGCTCAATCTGGGAGCCTACCACCCAAGCATCTACACCGCACTGCACCAAGTAGCACTACAGGGCAAAGTTCTGGAATATCACTGCAATCCACGGGTACGCTTAGGCACGCTGATCGATGGGCACGATCGTTGGTGGCCGCTCACGATCGACCCAAGCGCGCCAAACCTTGATCAGGAACTAGACCAGCAGTTCCGCCAATTCGCCGTCCCTTGGCTCGAACAATTCATCACCCTGGAGGCGATTTATCAATATTTCGAGCGTGAGCAGCAATATTTCCACGCGGCCGTTGCCGCGAACATACTGGGATTCGACAATGTCGCCGTCCTCATGACAAAAGCGCTCAATCATTCTCCCCATGCCAACTTCACTCGATTTATGCGACGATGGGCCACCGCACATGAGATAACGCTATGA
- a CDS encoding cupin domain-containing protein, with protein MPLFDGLIESDELERLLGENCIMELNAEFTQRAVVHAADMPWQPSPISGVERRMLDRVGDEVARATTIVRYAPGSQFSPHTHGGGEEFLVLEGVFQDEHGDYPVGTYVRNPPTSRHTPGSQPGCVILVKLWQFKRDDRTQLVVETAHQEFTPLPGLSDVTVLPLFQDDVEEVRLEKWAPATRIDRPVTHGLEIFVTAGSFHVGDELFCINSWLRLPPNSRLQAVAGAAGAQVWLKQGHLSHVTVPTLP; from the coding sequence GTGCCCTTGTTTGACGGCTTAATTGAATCGGATGAGTTGGAACGACTCCTTGGAGAGAACTGCATCATGGAACTGAATGCTGAGTTCACGCAACGTGCCGTGGTGCATGCGGCGGATATGCCTTGGCAACCTTCACCGATATCCGGTGTTGAGCGGCGCATGCTCGATCGAGTTGGCGATGAAGTGGCGCGGGCTACGACGATCGTCCGATATGCCCCCGGTAGTCAGTTCTCTCCCCATACCCACGGCGGCGGTGAAGAATTTTTAGTCTTGGAAGGCGTCTTCCAAGATGAGCATGGGGATTATCCGGTAGGCACCTACGTCCGCAATCCACCGACGTCGCGCCATACTCCAGGTTCTCAGCCGGGATGCGTGATTTTGGTCAAACTGTGGCAATTTAAGCGAGACGATCGGACGCAACTGGTGGTCGAGACGGCCCACCAAGAATTTACGCCGCTACCTGGCCTCAGCGATGTGACAGTCCTACCGTTATTTCAGGATGATGTAGAGGAAGTTCGCCTAGAAAAATGGGCCCCGGCTACGCGCATCGATCGCCCGGTCACACATGGGTTAGAAATTTTTGTGACCGCTGGGAGTTTCCATGTGGGAGATGAATTGTTTTGTATCAATTCTTGGTTACGTCTGCCGCCGAATTCGCGGTTGCAGGCGGTTGCGGGAGCGGCCGGTGCTCAGGTGTGGCTGAAGCAAGGGCACTTATCGCACGTGACTGTGCCAACTTTGCCATAG
- a CDS encoding TetR/AcrR family transcriptional regulator — translation MQEYSATAIEILDAAERRMRSGGFDAVSYRYLADDVGMKAASVHYHFPQKALLGKAVVDRYAEKFLNTLGRIDHRQNSVEQHLQRLCDGYESAVRNTGLICLCCILGAESQDLPKIVSEAIANFFNQLIYWTQKALGDHPKATTLAPHLIGTLQGTMILAVTLKRPELMGEAANQLISLVNR, via the coding sequence ATGCAGGAATATTCAGCAACGGCAATCGAAATTCTCGATGCCGCCGAACGGCGGATGCGCAGTGGTGGGTTCGATGCCGTGAGCTATCGATACTTGGCCGATGATGTTGGGATGAAAGCGGCTAGTGTGCATTATCACTTTCCCCAAAAAGCACTACTGGGGAAAGCGGTGGTCGATCGCTATGCGGAAAAATTTCTCAATACTTTGGGTCGCATTGATCACAGGCAAAACAGTGTTGAACAGCATTTGCAACGACTCTGTGATGGCTACGAATCCGCTGTGCGCAATACCGGATTAATTTGTTTGTGCTGCATCCTAGGGGCGGAGTCGCAGGATCTACCCAAGATCGTATCGGAAGCCATCGCGAATTTCTTCAATCAGCTCATCTATTGGACACAGAAAGCCTTGGGCGATCACCCAAAGGCGACAACCTTAGCCCCACATCTGATTGGCACATTACAAGGCACGATGATTTTGGCCGTGACACTCAAGCGCCCCGAGCTGATGGGCGAGGCCGCGAATCAACTGATCAGCCTGGTGAATCGCTAA
- a CDS encoding DUF1295 domain-containing protein has translation MEPTTETAKTPVTQLTAINLAKVLTILCLLGFALVYGIHDHRQTLYLCLHVSYCLWWLLEQWLFPQRRQQVFTEPADIPSFVGILGFVGIFYALPGYFAFTNPQPIADLTIAIALPLYIFGSLINTSADIQKMTAKDMGAKLVQDGIWRSVRHINYLGDLMRYTSFSIIAGSLWAFLLPMMIVGLYFQRIIEKEKSMATKYRDFANYQAQSTRLLPWIW, from the coding sequence ATGGAACCGACTACTGAGACCGCGAAAACTCCGGTTACGCAGCTTACAGCGATTAATCTCGCTAAGGTACTCACAATTTTGTGCCTGTTGGGTTTTGCCTTGGTGTATGGCATTCATGACCATCGCCAAACGTTATATCTGTGTTTGCATGTGAGCTATTGTCTTTGGTGGTTGCTCGAGCAATGGTTGTTTCCGCAGCGTCGCCAACAAGTGTTTACTGAACCAGCGGATATCCCATCCTTTGTGGGGATTTTGGGTTTTGTGGGGATTTTCTACGCCTTACCCGGTTATTTTGCATTTACCAATCCCCAACCGATCGCGGACCTGACGATCGCGATCGCGCTGCCCCTATACATCTTCGGCAGTTTGATTAACACTAGTGCTGATATCCAGAAAATGACCGCTAAAGATATGGGCGCCAAACTAGTGCAGGATGGCATTTGGCGATCGGTACGGCATATCAATTACCTGGGTGATTTGATGCGCTATACCAGTTTCAGCATTATTGCCGGTTCGCTGTGGGCCTTTCTGTTGCCTATGATGATCGTCGGATTATATTTCCAGCGCATTATCGAGAAAGAAAAGTCAATGGCGACGAAATATCGCGATTTTGCCAATTACCAGGCCCAAAGTACGCGCCTACTGCCGTGGATTTGGTAG
- a CDS encoding family 10 glycosylhydrolase yields MPSQKDNKGCGCANIPISLMLVMLVGGFWGFRQLGKLDLGNTVAKQFGDVIPGLAKQKQPAPVAAVPPKHQQPTIKNPVASRSPKPIAPQKSSPSKPTPAQKTAKKTPQTPWQKKQIRGIYLSRYMVTNNASEKMIRNRVRYFRKQGINTIIHGVWGNGCAMYKSQVTRKYVGYSSCPNLFNPRWLDWLLDEAHKQGMQVHAYFEKGIKLDENSPIFDKAVAKGWMVPGVDKTFPGLDHYLLDVGNKAVSAFYREVVVEFVKRYPTIDAVQWDDYLGYHAELPSKTDRTAQLTKFVRQMKSDMKRANPKVSFDICHHNPYWGKRYFAADWKNWNVDRAFIQNYSEANFEKEMPYIEQIEGVALTEKQFHRLKSLVANPKVKSILVFPSKGNPKEAAAMVKKFTPIGN; encoded by the coding sequence ATGCCATCACAAAAAGATAACAAGGGTTGTGGATGTGCAAATATTCCCATCTCTCTAATGCTTGTGATGCTAGTCGGTGGGTTCTGGGGATTTCGCCAACTGGGCAAACTCGACCTCGGGAATACAGTCGCCAAGCAATTCGGCGATGTGATTCCAGGTCTCGCCAAGCAGAAGCAACCCGCACCAGTGGCCGCAGTTCCGCCCAAACATCAGCAGCCGACCATCAAAAATCCAGTGGCAAGCCGATCGCCCAAACCGATCGCCCCACAAAAGTCGTCCCCCAGTAAACCAACCCCAGCCCAAAAAACGGCAAAAAAAACGCCACAGACACCCTGGCAAAAGAAGCAAATTCGCGGGATTTATCTCAGTCGCTACATGGTGACGAATAACGCTAGCGAGAAAATGATTCGTAATCGCGTCCGCTATTTCCGCAAGCAAGGCATCAATACGATCATTCACGGGGTCTGGGGCAACGGCTGTGCGATGTACAAAAGCCAAGTCACCCGCAAATACGTGGGCTATTCGAGTTGTCCAAATTTGTTTAATCCGCGTTGGCTTGATTGGCTGCTAGATGAAGCGCACAAGCAGGGTATGCAGGTTCATGCCTACTTTGAGAAGGGGATTAAACTCGACGAGAACAGTCCGATTTTCGATAAAGCAGTGGCCAAAGGCTGGATGGTGCCTGGGGTGGATAAGACGTTTCCGGGGCTTGATCACTATTTACTCGATGTTGGCAATAAAGCGGTTTCGGCGTTTTACCGGGAAGTCGTGGTGGAGTTTGTTAAACGCTATCCAACGATCGATGCAGTGCAGTGGGATGACTATTTGGGCTACCATGCTGAGCTGCCGAGTAAGACCGATCGAACGGCTCAGCTAACGAAGTTTGTGCGCCAAATGAAATCGGATATGAAACGGGCGAACCCCAAGGTGAGCTTTGATATTTGTCATCACAATCCCTATTGGGGCAAACGCTACTTTGCGGCGGACTGGAAGAACTGGAATGTCGATCGCGCCTTTATCCAAAACTACAGCGAAGCCAACTTCGAGAAGGAAATGCCCTATATCGAGCAAATCGAAGGCGTGGCCCTGACCGAAAAACAATTCCACCGGCTCAAAAGCCTCGTCGCCAACCCGAAGGTCAAAAGTATTCTGGTGTTTCCTTCCAAGGGGAATCCCAAGGAAGCAGCAGCAATGGTGAAAAAGTTTACGCCGATCGGGAATTAG
- a CDS encoding RusA family crossover junction endodeoxyribonuclease — translation MLEFIIPRRPLSHQTRNRANLQAWKAYVEGIANFHWTDPLILDGTDLRLTLVYLCDDSPADIDNIIKPIQDAMVGVVYEDDIQISDVDSHRRYLTDTIVITGLPQILADAVAAGDEAVYVKVENADELGVYL, via the coding sequence TTGCTTGAGTTTATAATTCCTAGGAGGCCTCTATCTCATCAGACAAGGAATAGAGCCAACTTACAGGCTTGGAAAGCTTATGTAGAAGGTATTGCTAATTTTCATTGGACTGATCCCTTGATACTTGACGGGACCGACTTGAGGCTGACGTTAGTCTATCTTTGTGATGACTCTCCTGCCGATATCGATAACATTATTAAGCCAATACAAGATGCCATGGTTGGGGTTGTATATGAGGATGATATACAAATATCAGACGTAGATAGTCATAGACGATACCTGACCGATACAATTGTTATAACTGGCTTGCCACAAATTTTGGCAGATGCTGTAGCAGCTGGCGATGAAGCTGTATACGTGAAAGTGGAAAATGCAGATGAGCTTGGAGTTTATTTATGA
- a CDS encoding VOC family protein produces MAHKITPFLMFEGVAEDAMKLYISLFKNSKISHIERYGSGEQGAEGSIKRADFIVGGQHLICIDSPIQHDFSFTPAMSIFVDCEDEQELHNVFKQLSLDGSVLMSIDNYVFSKQFGWLNYRFGVSWQLNLE; encoded by the coding sequence ATGGCACACAAAATCACACCATTTCTAATGTTCGAGGGTGTCGCTGAAGATGCGATGAAACTCTATATTTCGTTATTTAAGAATTCAAAGATCAGTCATATTGAACGCTATGGATCGGGTGAACAAGGCGCGGAAGGCTCAATCAAGCGAGCGGACTTTATTGTGGGTGGGCAGCACTTGATATGTATCGATTCGCCAATACAGCATGATTTTAGTTTCACTCCGGCGATGTCGATATTTGTGGATTGCGAAGATGAACAGGAATTACACAATGTCTTTAAGCAGTTGTCGTTAGACGGAAGTGTGCTCATGTCGATCGACAACTATGTTTTCAGCAAGCAGTTTGGCTGGCTGAATTACCGCTTCGGGGTTTCATGGCAACTTAACTTAGAGTAA
- a CDS encoding Rpn family recombination-promoting nuclease/putative transposase produces MYDDTCRFLAEHFSADFASWLLGAPIALTEIEPSELSLEPIRADALILLQSEATILHLEFQTRPKTDIPFRMLDYRVRSHRRYPRKTMRQVVIYLQATGSELARETQFSLENTTHNFEVIRLWEQPAETFLQYPGLLPFATLGQSTSATTTLRQVAQNIDQIADPTAKANLAAASAILAGLKLEEAMIYRLLRRDIMQESTVYQSIKREGELQGEARGEAKKQREIALNLLRNNSPLQFISDITGMSLEAVQQLKQEIDA; encoded by the coding sequence ATGTACGATGACACCTGTCGCTTCCTCGCCGAACATTTCTCAGCGGACTTTGCCAGTTGGCTATTAGGCGCACCGATCGCGCTGACCGAAATCGAGCCATCAGAGCTTTCCCTCGAACCGATTCGGGCCGACGCGCTCATATTGCTCCAGTCCGAAGCCACGATTCTGCACCTTGAGTTTCAAACACGGCCCAAAACCGACATCCCATTTCGGATGTTGGACTATCGGGTGCGTAGCCATCGCCGCTACCCCCGCAAAACCATGCGACAAGTGGTGATTTACCTGCAAGCCACCGGATCAGAACTGGCCCGCGAGACCCAATTTTCCCTCGAAAACACCACCCACAACTTCGAGGTCATCCGCCTCTGGGAGCAACCCGCCGAAACCTTCCTGCAATATCCAGGACTACTACCCTTTGCCACACTGGGCCAAAGCACTAGCGCCACCACCACACTCCGACAAGTCGCCCAAAACATCGACCAAATCGCCGATCCAACCGCGAAAGCCAACCTCGCCGCCGCATCAGCCATTTTGGCTGGGTTAAAATTAGAAGAAGCAATGATTTACCGTCTTTTACGGAGAGACATCATGCAAGAATCTACCGTCTATCAATCGATCAAACGCGAAGGTGAGCTTCAAGGTGAAGCACGCGGCGAGGCCAAAAAACAACGCGAGATTGCCTTAAATCTGCTGCGCAATAATTCGCCGCTGCAATTCATTTCTGACATTACAGGCATGTCACTTGAGGCAGTGCAGCAACTCAAACAAGAAATTGACGCTTAA
- a CDS encoding KGK domain-containing protein, whose product MSNPFVPLDDDEVVFIGNGRILLDNPTFKVGELLDALAQLVSDREADWSEDHEAWFSEGSDCEVLRLSGSGWQRGRIRVRVEFSPNRTQERLPDRTSATDGSRQRLRVQARTVSDDELNG is encoded by the coding sequence ATGAGCAATCCGTTCGTTCCCTTGGATGATGATGAGGTTGTGTTTATTGGCAATGGTCGTATTTTGCTAGATAACCCGACGTTTAAGGTGGGCGAGCTGTTGGATGCGTTGGCGCAGTTGGTGAGCGATCGTGAGGCGGATTGGTCGGAAGATCACGAGGCTTGGTTTAGTGAAGGCTCGGATTGTGAGGTGCTGCGGCTATCGGGTTCGGGCTGGCAGCGCGGTCGTATTCGAGTGCGGGTGGAGTTTTCGCCTAATCGGACCCAGGAACGGTTGCCCGATCGGACCTCAGCAACGGATGGCAGTCGGCAGCGGTTGCGAGTACAGGCACGGACAGTTTCTGATGATGAGTTAAACGGATAA
- the ccsB gene encoding c-type cytochrome biogenesis protein CcsB, translating to MNLVALQGYLDNVAFGVLFVTMLVYWVGVAFPKASILPTLGTAGMVIGNLCTAVLLAARWIEAGYFPISNLYESLFFLVWTVTTMHLIAENMSKSRWVGAVTSPVAMGITAFAALRLPDDMQKSAPLVPALKSNWLMMHVSVMMLSYGTLMVGSMLAIGFLIVTRGQSIELRGSSVGTGSYRIKKNPAATALAATAAAPDSSGGTAVLTQPVAAAVELSPQRLSLADNLDNISYRIIGLGFPLLTIGIISGGVWANEAWGSYWSWDPKETWALITWLVFAAYLHSRITKGWQGRRPAILATLGFFVVWVCYLGVNLLGKGLHSYGWFL from the coding sequence ATGAATTTAGTGGCCTTGCAGGGATACCTGGACAATGTAGCGTTCGGCGTCTTATTTGTGACGATGTTAGTCTATTGGGTCGGTGTGGCGTTTCCCAAAGCCAGTATTTTGCCGACCTTGGGCACAGCGGGGATGGTGATCGGGAATCTCTGCACGGCAGTTTTACTGGCGGCGCGTTGGATCGAAGCGGGCTACTTCCCGATCAGTAATCTCTATGAATCGCTCTTCTTTCTCGTCTGGACGGTGACGACGATGCACCTGATCGCCGAGAACATGAGCAAAAGTCGGTGGGTTGGTGCTGTGACTTCGCCCGTAGCAATGGGGATTACAGCGTTTGCAGCCCTGCGTCTGCCCGATGATATGCAAAAGTCGGCGCCCTTGGTTCCGGCCCTCAAGTCCAACTGGCTGATGATGCACGTGAGTGTGATGATGCTCAGCTACGGCACGTTGATGGTGGGTTCGATGCTGGCGATCGGGTTCTTGATTGTGACGCGGGGTCAGTCGATCGAGCTGCGGGGCAGTTCGGTGGGGACAGGCAGCTATCGGATTAAGAAAAATCCGGCGGCGACTGCCCTGGCAGCGACTGCCGCTGCACCCGATAGCAGTGGTGGCACGGCAGTGTTAACTCAGCCAGTGGCGGCAGCAGTTGAGCTATCACCCCAACGCTTGAGTTTGGCGGATAATCTGGACAATATCAGCTACCGGATTATTGGCTTGGGCTTTCCGCTGCTGACGATCGGGATTATCTCTGGTGGTGTTTGGGCGAATGAAGCCTGGGGATCCTACTGGAGCTGGGACCCGAAGGAAACTTGGGCGTTGATTACTTGGTTGGTGTTTGCGGCGTATTTGCACTCGCGGATTACGAAGGGGTGGCAAGGGCGACGTCCGGCAATTTTGGCCACGCTAGGTTTCTTTGTGGTTTGGGTCTGTTATTTGGGTGTGAATCTTCTCGGTAAGGGACTGCACAGCTACGGTTGGTTTTTATAG
- the psb27 gene encoding photosystem II protein Psb27 → MKRFLSRLLALVCVVLIGVTTVPAIANADSLSGRYADDVQDVIQTLKTAIDVQADTPDRAQITAAARLKINDFSARYRRNSKVSRLSSFTTMRTALNSLAAHYSSYPNRLVPDKLKVRLLDEFKKAQIALNRGA, encoded by the coding sequence ATGAAGCGTTTTTTGTCTCGACTGTTGGCCTTGGTTTGTGTGGTTTTGATTGGCGTGACTACGGTTCCGGCGATCGCGAATGCCGATAGTCTGAGTGGTCGCTATGCGGATGATGTTCAGGATGTGATTCAGACGTTGAAGACGGCGATCGATGTGCAGGCGGACACGCCCGATCGCGCGCAGATTACGGCTGCGGCCCGTCTGAAGATTAACGACTTCTCGGCCCGCTATCGCCGCAACTCGAAGGTGTCGCGTTTGAGCTCCTTCACCACGATGCGAACCGCGTTGAACTCCTTGGCTGCGCACTATAGCTCCTATCCCAATCGGTTGGTGCCGGACAAACTGAAGGTGCGTTTGTTGGATGAGTTTAAGAAAGCGCAAATTGCCTTGAACCGTGGTGCTTAA
- the pstB gene encoding phosphate ABC transporter ATP-binding protein PstB — MTTSMNPATKTDMVLKTDNLQIYYGKFLAVRDVTIDIPQNAITAFIGPSGCGKSTVLRCFNRLNDLIKSFHLRGQVYYHGQNLYDASVDPVEVRRRIGMVFQKPNPFPKSIYDNIAFGPRLVGYKGDMDELVERSLRGSALWDEVKDKLKESGTALSGGQQQRLCIARTIAMEPDIILMDEPCSALDPISTLKVEDLLQELKQKYTIVIVTHNMQQASRSSDYTAFFNVEQTSQGRTGFIVEYDRTEVIFQAPKEQATQAYVSGRFG; from the coding sequence ATGACTACTTCCATGAATCCTGCAACGAAGACCGATATGGTGCTCAAGACGGATAACCTCCAGATTTACTACGGTAAGTTTTTGGCGGTGCGGGATGTGACGATCGATATTCCTCAGAATGCGATCACAGCGTTTATTGGTCCTTCGGGCTGTGGTAAGAGTACGGTATTGCGCTGCTTCAACCGGTTGAACGACTTAATCAAGAGCTTTCATCTACGCGGTCAGGTGTACTACCATGGCCAAAATCTCTACGATGCATCTGTTGATCCAGTGGAAGTGCGGCGGCGGATTGGGATGGTGTTCCAGAAGCCAAATCCGTTCCCCAAAAGCATTTATGACAATATTGCCTTTGGTCCACGCTTAGTGGGCTACAAAGGTGATATGGATGAGTTGGTTGAGCGTTCCTTGCGTGGTTCAGCCCTGTGGGATGAGGTTAAAGATAAGCTGAAAGAAAGCGGCACAGCGCTTTCCGGTGGTCAGCAACAGCGTCTCTGCATTGCTCGGACGATCGCCATGGAGCCGGATATTATCCTGATGGATGAGCCTTGCTCGGCCCTGGACCCGATTTCGACTTTGAAGGTGGAGGACTTACTCCAAGAGCTGAAGCAGAAGTATACGATCGTCATCGTGACGCACAATATGCAGCAGGCATCGCGCTCTTCCGACTATACGGCCTTCTTTAACGTGGAGCAGACGTCCCAGGGCCGTACTGGTTTTATTGTAGAGTACGATCGTACTGAAGTGATCTTCCAAGCACCGAAGGAGCAGGCGACTCAGGCTTACGTCAGTGGTCGTTTTGGCTAG